The DNA sequence TTGCCATGATCCCATCGTTCCACGCGGCGGGCCGCCGTCCGGTTCGGCTATCCTCCGGGCGTGAGTGACGCTCGACACCTGCCTGCGGGAGCGGGTGCATGAGGGCCCTGAGGCGGCTGCCGCTCGGCAGCCTCACCGATCGGCCCGACCACGAGCTCGTCGGCGTCCTGCGGATGCCCGAGCTGACCGTCAGCCCCCTTCGCGCCATCATGAAGCGGGTGATCGGCGCGACCCTCGCGCTGCTGCTGACGGTGATCATCGTCTACCTCGACCGCGACGGTTACCGCGACGCGAACGGTGACGGCCTGTCCCTTCTGGACAGCCTCTACTACGCGACCGTCTCGCTTTCGACCACCGGCTACGGCGACATCGCGCCCGCCACGTCGTCCGCCCGCCTGGTGAACGTGCTGGTGATCACCCCGCTGCGGGTGCTCTTCCTCATCGTCCTGGTCGGGACCACCCTGGAAGTGCTCACCGAGCGCTCCCGGCAGGCGTTCAAGATCCAGAAGTGGAGGACGAAGGTGCGCGACCACACGGTCGTCGTCGGGTTCGGCACCAAGGGCCGGTCCGCCGTCAACGCCCTGCTCGGCGACGAGAACGTCGAGCCCGGCCAGGTCGTCGTCGTCGACACCGACCAGCAGGCCCTCGACGCCGCGAGCGCGCTCGGCCTGGTCGCCGTGCACGGCTCGGCCACCCGGTCCGACGTCCTGCGCGTCGCCGCGGTGCAGCACGCGCGCGCCGTCGTCGTCGCGCCGAACCGGGACGACACGGCGGTGCTCGTCACGCTCACCGCCCGCGAGCTCGCGCCCCAGGCGCACATCGTCGCGTCGGTGCGGGAGGCGGAGAACGTCCACCTGCTCAAGCAGTCCGGCGCCGACCAGGTCGTCGTCTCCAGCGAGACGGCCGGGCGGCTGCTCGGCATGGCGACGTCGACGCCGCTGGTCGTCGACATCATGGAGGACCTGCTCACCCCGGAGTCCGGCCTGGCCATCGCCGAGCGCGCGGTCGAGCCGGCGGAGGAAGGCGGGTCGCCGCGGCACCTGCCCGACCTCGTCCTCGGCCTGGTCCGCGACGGCGTCCTCTACCGCGTCGACGCTCCGCAGGCCGACGCGATCGAGCCCGGCGACAAGCTCCTCTACGTCAAAAAGGTGACGCAAGCGGAGAAGATCGAGCGGTAGGTCCGGTTCGCCCGGCGGACCAGCGGATCGAGACCAGGGCGCCTGGGTTTTGCCCGCGGGATCTGGAACCATGACCGGGTGCCCCCGCGACCTCTCGCCCTGAAGTGGCCCACGGTGGCGATCCCCGCCGCGGCGGGTGTGCTCGTCGTCGTGCTGGCGTGGCTCGCCGGGCCCGGGTTGCTCGGGATCGGCAACGACGACGCCGGCGTGCCGGTGTCGGCCGAGGTCACCAAGCCCGCGCCGTGCGACCGGCTGGACCCCGTCGAGACGGTGCGGTTC is a window from the Amycolatopsis sp. NBC_00355 genome containing:
- a CDS encoding potassium channel family protein; the protein is MRALRRLPLGSLTDRPDHELVGVLRMPELTVSPLRAIMKRVIGATLALLLTVIIVYLDRDGYRDANGDGLSLLDSLYYATVSLSTTGYGDIAPATSSARLVNVLVITPLRVLFLIVLVGTTLEVLTERSRQAFKIQKWRTKVRDHTVVVGFGTKGRSAVNALLGDENVEPGQVVVVDTDQQALDAASALGLVAVHGSATRSDVLRVAAVQHARAVVVAPNRDDTAVLVTLTARELAPQAHIVASVREAENVHLLKQSGADQVVVSSETAGRLLGMATSTPLVVDIMEDLLTPESGLAIAERAVEPAEEGGSPRHLPDLVLGLVRDGVLYRVDAPQADAIEPGDKLLYVKKVTQAEKIER